From Candidatus Sericytochromatia bacterium, a single genomic window includes:
- a CDS encoding zinc ribbon domain-containing protein — MPIYEYRCEPCHHSFEVFLATSGEQAVCPKCHGVRLQRLLSTFSASVPGGYKASQAVSPSSTGSVPPAPSGGCGGGCSCH, encoded by the coding sequence ATGCCTATTTACGAATACCGTTGTGAGCCCTGCCACCACTCCTTCGAGGTGTTCCTTGCCACCTCTGGGGAGCAAGCCGTTTGCCCCAAGTGTCACGGGGTCCGTTTGCAACGTCTGCTCAGCACCTTTTCGGCCAGTGTGCCGGGGGGATACAAAGCCTCCCAGGCCGTCTCACCATCGTCGACCGGTTCCGTGCCGCCGGCGCCCTCTGGTGGCTGTGGCGGTGGGTGCAGCTGCCATTGA
- a CDS encoding AarF/ABC1/UbiB kinase family protein translates to MLRAAPDATRWRRILRRTLQVVWVAVRFAWARRQARQLAEDPAASQNAERRLAAWLREQCVALGPTFIKVGQALSTRVDLLPLSFIEELAHLQDRVPPFSTPLARRFIEEELGQPVGQLFVDFPSEPIAAASLGQVYQTRLRTGEEVAVKVQRPDLLERFAVDLAALRLLAGWVARYTDALGSLPLVEILDEFDRNLHAEIDYRREADNADRFRANFARFPGVAVPKMYRAYSSRRVLTMEFMHGVRVTDLPALHRLAIDPPRLVKHAVHVNLKQLLEDGFYHADLHPGNIMVDQAGSLIFIDFGLVGELPRPMQLRLVDTFLHLVDQDVDALVGDMAALGFIEPGKDPAPLKPTIRWILDATYQPLGHRPTFREMTEPLADIFYRYRLRVPVSFSMIIRTLISLEGIGLQLDPHFHALDVSIPFAAKLLLTEGGKALRDRFLRELVRDGRLDWDRLEELLRLARRDPDFRIGEVLQVGVDWFLSPDGAGLRETLFEAVVGDPDIDWERIAALGENLLADPSIDREWLVRRLTCWLLSPDSQPMRQRLTAALASDLLAGRWARWHGATRCLRWMRSVVP, encoded by the coding sequence GTGCTGCGTGCTGCTCCGGATGCGACCCGCTGGCGGCGCATTCTGCGGCGCACCTTGCAGGTGGTCTGGGTGGCCGTTCGCTTCGCCTGGGCCCGTCGCCAGGCCAGGCAATTGGCCGAGGACCCTGCGGCCTCCCAGAACGCCGAGCGCCGGCTGGCGGCTTGGCTGCGGGAGCAGTGTGTTGCGCTGGGCCCGACCTTCATCAAGGTCGGTCAAGCCCTTTCCACGCGGGTTGACCTGCTGCCTTTGAGCTTCATCGAGGAACTGGCCCACCTGCAGGACCGCGTTCCGCCCTTTTCGACGCCACTGGCTCGTCGGTTCATCGAAGAGGAACTTGGGCAACCGGTAGGGCAGTTGTTCGTCGACTTTCCCTCCGAGCCCATTGCAGCGGCAAGCCTGGGACAGGTGTATCAGACTCGCCTGCGGACTGGCGAGGAGGTCGCGGTCAAGGTCCAGCGGCCGGACCTGCTCGAGCGATTCGCGGTCGACCTGGCCGCCCTGCGTCTGCTGGCAGGATGGGTGGCGCGGTACACGGACGCTCTGGGGAGTTTGCCCCTGGTCGAGATTCTCGATGAGTTTGACCGGAATTTGCACGCCGAGATTGACTATCGTCGGGAGGCCGATAACGCTGACCGTTTTCGGGCCAATTTCGCACGCTTTCCTGGGGTGGCGGTGCCGAAGATGTATCGAGCCTATTCCTCACGTCGTGTGTTGACCATGGAATTCATGCACGGGGTCCGGGTCACGGATTTGCCGGCCCTCCATCGCCTGGCGATTGACCCTCCACGTCTGGTCAAGCACGCCGTTCACGTCAACTTGAAGCAACTGCTGGAGGATGGCTTCTACCACGCCGATCTCCACCCGGGGAACATCATGGTCGATCAGGCGGGCAGCCTGATCTTCATCGACTTCGGCCTGGTTGGCGAATTGCCGAGACCGATGCAACTGCGACTGGTCGACACCTTCTTGCATCTGGTGGATCAGGATGTGGATGCCCTGGTGGGCGACATGGCAGCGCTAGGTTTTATCGAACCAGGCAAGGACCCGGCTCCGTTGAAGCCGACCATTCGCTGGATTCTCGACGCCACCTATCAACCGCTGGGGCATCGCCCCACCTTTCGCGAGATGACAGAGCCGCTGGCAGACATTTTTTATCGCTATCGCCTGCGTGTTCCCGTCTCGTTCTCGATGATCATCCGCACCTTGATCTCCCTGGAGGGCATAGGCCTGCAACTTGATCCGCATTTTCATGCGCTGGATGTTTCCATCCCCTTCGCGGCCAAATTGCTGCTCACGGAGGGCGGAAAAGCCCTGCGGGACCGTTTTTTGCGGGAACTGGTGCGTGATGGGCGCCTGGACTGGGACCGACTGGAGGAACTCTTACGGCTGGCGAGGCGGGACCCAGATTTCCGAATCGGAGAGGTCCTGCAAGTCGGCGTCGACTGGTTCCTCTCCCCTGACGGCGCTGGCCTGCGCGAGACGCTATTCGAGGCTGTTGTGGGGGACCCCGATATTGACTGGGAGCGGATTGCCGCGCTGGGAGAGAACCTGCTGGCCGACCCCAGCATCGATCGAGAATGGCTCGTTCGACGCCTCACCTGTTGGTTGCTCAGTCCTGACTCCCAGCCGATGCGCCAGCGTCTGACGGCCGCACTCGCCTCTGATTTGCTGGCAGGGCGCTGGGCCCGCTGGCACGGTGCCACCCGTTGTTTGCGCTGGATGCGCTCAGTGGTCCCCTGA
- a CDS encoding superoxide dismutase family protein, giving the protein MRSHRFVIALLTASVLAGCAVLFQEGHGHAPAGRELARAQAAIAGDGIVGSATLIEVQNDDGRAVRVVIDVQGSPAKLAPGRHGVHIHAVGDCTPPFKSAGGHFDPGPAGNSDPDVNHPYHLGDLPNLVVDERGHGRLDAWTTRVTLSDGPLSVFDADGSAIILHKNPDQGISGEPKSGISGGPRIACGVIQR; this is encoded by the coding sequence ATGCGTTCCCATCGATTCGTGATTGCTCTGCTGACGGCGTCTGTGCTGGCTGGATGTGCTGTCCTGTTCCAGGAAGGTCACGGTCACGCGCCGGCCGGGCGCGAACTGGCTCGTGCCCAGGCCGCGATTGCTGGTGATGGCATTGTGGGCTCAGCCACCCTGATCGAGGTCCAAAATGACGATGGTCGGGCGGTGCGCGTGGTGATCGATGTTCAGGGTAGCCCCGCCAAGCTGGCCCCAGGACGCCACGGCGTACACATCCACGCGGTCGGGGACTGCACACCCCCATTCAAGTCGGCGGGTGGTCACTTCGATCCTGGTCCTGCCGGCAATTCTGATCCCGACGTCAACCATCCTTATCACCTCGGCGACTTGCCCAACCTGGTGGTGGATGAGCGGGGACACGGTCGACTGGACGCTTGGACCACCCGGGTGACCCTGTCGGACGGACCGCTGTCAGTCTTTGATGCGGACGGCAGCGCCATTATCTTGCACAAGAACCCTGACCAGGGCATTTCCGGAGAACCCAAGTCGGGCATCAGTGGGGGGCCCCGCATCGCGTGCGGCGTGATTCAGCGCTGA
- the gcvPB gene encoding aminomethyl-transferring glycine dehydrogenase subunit GcvPB: MRVPPAGVDAPAWETSLPATMRRSKPLALPALSEPEVVRHFTRLSRKNYAIDAGFYPLGSCTMKYNPKVNELMARLPGFAQLHPYQPVHTVQGALAVMWELEQALIALTGMARVTLQPAAGAHGELTGILVIKAYHQDRGDHQRTEIIVPDSAHGTNPATAALAGYKVVTVPSDARGQVDLEALRQVVGPQTAGMMLTNPNTVGLFEENIEAITGMIHAAGGLMYYDGANFNAIMGLVRPGDMGFDIVHLNLHKTMTTPHGGGGPGSGPVGVSQSLVPYLPTPRVIKRDQRYDLDFDQPKSIGRVKAFYGNFGMHVRALSYILMMGGDGLRQASEDAVLNANYLRVKLKETYRLPFEQVCMHEFVLSGDRQKKAGANTLALAKRLIDYGYHPPTIYFPLVVPEALMIEPTETESKATLDAFVEAMRAIAEEVERDPALVTQAPHTAPVGRVDEATAARKPNFRWAGEGNIDAATAAARPAGCA; encoded by the coding sequence ATGCGCGTGCCCCCCGCCGGCGTCGATGCGCCGGCCTGGGAAACGAGCCTACCCGCCACGATGCGACGTAGCAAGCCACTCGCGCTGCCAGCCCTGAGCGAACCGGAGGTGGTGAGACACTTCACCCGGCTGTCGCGCAAGAACTACGCCATCGATGCCGGATTTTATCCGCTCGGCTCCTGCACCATGAAGTACAACCCGAAGGTGAATGAGCTGATGGCGAGACTTCCCGGGTTCGCCCAGTTGCATCCCTACCAACCCGTGCATACCGTGCAGGGGGCGCTGGCCGTGATGTGGGAACTGGAACAAGCCTTGATTGCGCTGACAGGCATGGCCCGCGTCACGCTGCAACCCGCCGCCGGGGCCCACGGGGAGCTCACTGGAATTCTTGTGATCAAGGCCTACCATCAGGACCGTGGCGACCACCAGCGAACGGAGATCATCGTACCCGACTCGGCTCACGGCACCAATCCGGCCACGGCGGCCCTGGCAGGCTACAAGGTCGTCACCGTTCCATCGGATGCACGCGGCCAGGTGGACCTCGAAGCTTTGCGGCAGGTGGTCGGACCTCAGACCGCTGGCATGATGCTGACGAATCCCAACACGGTGGGGCTTTTTGAAGAAAACATCGAAGCCATCACGGGCATGATTCACGCCGCCGGCGGGCTGATGTACTACGACGGCGCCAACTTCAACGCCATCATGGGCCTCGTGCGGCCGGGCGATATGGGCTTCGACATCGTGCATCTCAATCTGCACAAGACCATGACCACCCCCCACGGGGGAGGCGGGCCGGGCTCTGGCCCGGTGGGTGTTTCCCAGTCTCTGGTCCCCTATTTGCCGACCCCGCGGGTCATCAAGCGTGATCAGCGCTACGACCTCGACTTCGACCAACCAAAGTCGATCGGCCGGGTGAAAGCGTTCTACGGCAATTTCGGTATGCACGTGCGGGCCCTGAGCTACATCCTGATGATGGGCGGAGATGGCTTGCGACAGGCGAGTGAGGATGCCGTTCTGAACGCCAACTACCTGCGCGTCAAATTGAAAGAAACCTACCGACTGCCCTTCGAACAGGTCTGCATGCACGAATTCGTCCTCTCTGGCGACCGTCAGAAAAAGGCGGGCGCCAACACGCTGGCGTTGGCCAAGCGCTTGATCGATTATGGCTATCACCCTCCGACCATCTACTTCCCGCTGGTCGTCCCGGAGGCGCTGATGATCGAGCCGACCGAGACGGAAAGCAAGGCCACCCTGGATGCCTTCGTGGAGGCGATGCGGGCGATCGCGGAGGAAGTCGAGCGCGATCCCGCGCTGGTCACCCAAGCGCCTCACACGGCGCCCGTTGGTCGGGTTGATGAAGCGACGGCTGCCCGAAAGCCCAATTTCCGCTGGGCCGGCGAAGGGAACATCGACGCGGCCACGGCGGCAGCGCGTCCAGCTGGGTGCGCTTGA
- a CDS encoding Rne/Rng family ribonuclease — protein sequence MRKTSPSKSKTKVNKEIVICEANDLAVVFENGRASEFFLRHGDQLVGDIIWGQVDAVVPGIEAAFVNIGQERNGFIHVADLPSMQAPRKQSAPKKPTIKVRDRILVQIAKAPTGSKGARLTGRITIPGRFLVLVPHDNRVSISRRITEGAERERLRNLTLNLKDPGHGLIVRTEAIGRTEEELRQDIDELIEIWADILHQVQIVDPPALLHRDSDLIHRVLRDALTGDVSKIIVDTHNGYHKACEILQGWMPEVVDQVELHEGAPSIMERYKISEELDAAISPKVWLPSGGYLVLEHTEALTVIDVNSGRLTQSKSLAETVLRTNIEAAGEIARQLRLRDIGGIIVIDFISMDESKDRQKVYQAFVEALKQDKSRPQVTNFSEHGLIEVSRRRQGQNLLEQLTLPCDLCGGTGRKKASHLLSETPVAHAQRVDRMGEEAAEIFEEMEAGEEEDLLLDLGEGSEAGVGEREGEDGPRRRRRRRRRGRGRGGAEQVSVGPILSEPGDAMIMEEELFSGEPVLVAQPARGRPGRPGGERQGRPGSDRQERGPRPAQASAPRGLDQDELGLVEEVDLFGDAGARDLRGRDGGRDGGREGGREGGRQRDGREGRRDRGFGGGRERFGDRDRFGNRDRVGGRERFGGRERPAGGEARPAQPTVAAEASGSLHVSAPAPRVRRVERRPEGAEAPITARRVERHEPSAAAPAPAAKAPAAPPASAPAAPKAVAPVVPAQRSVAAEKPRPAPKPLPVPEELAETAVPGVFVLKKKGSERPSLDALLGMSGEDAGQTTPAPTSKTKAASKTKTDAKASTVTSAKPSVAEKAPEKTTKAVKKAPSGAAGKAEATSTDAAGATAVKATAKKVAAKKPAASKVSEAAPAAEAKTASKAATAKTARTVKAEPATAEAKAPSKKTATKASAEKATAKAAVGTVTAKAAAKKTEGKAPAKKVAAKAGS from the coding sequence ATGAGGAAAACCTCTCCATCCAAGTCCAAGACCAAGGTCAACAAAGAAATTGTCATTTGCGAGGCCAATGACCTCGCGGTCGTCTTTGAAAACGGACGCGCCTCCGAGTTTTTTCTACGACACGGTGACCAGCTGGTGGGTGACATCATCTGGGGCCAAGTGGACGCCGTCGTTCCCGGCATCGAAGCAGCCTTCGTCAACATCGGGCAAGAACGGAACGGCTTCATCCATGTGGCGGACTTGCCTTCGATGCAAGCGCCGCGCAAGCAGTCTGCCCCCAAGAAACCGACCATCAAGGTCAGAGATCGGATTCTGGTTCAAATCGCCAAAGCGCCGACAGGCAGCAAGGGCGCGCGCTTGACCGGCCGAATCACGATTCCGGGACGTTTTTTGGTGCTGGTGCCCCACGACAACCGCGTCTCGATTTCGCGGCGCATCACGGAGGGAGCAGAGCGCGAGCGCCTACGCAACCTCACCTTGAACCTCAAGGACCCAGGTCACGGCCTGATCGTCAGAACTGAAGCGATTGGCCGCACCGAGGAGGAGCTTCGTCAGGACATCGACGAACTGATCGAGATCTGGGCCGACATCCTCCACCAGGTCCAGATTGTCGATCCTCCGGCGCTGCTGCACCGAGACAGCGACCTGATACACCGCGTCCTGCGTGACGCGCTGACGGGCGATGTCAGCAAAATTATCGTTGATACCCATAACGGCTACCACAAGGCCTGTGAAATCCTGCAAGGTTGGATGCCTGAGGTCGTGGACCAAGTCGAGTTGCACGAGGGAGCCCCATCGATCATGGAACGCTACAAGATCAGTGAAGAGTTGGACGCTGCGATCTCGCCAAAGGTCTGGCTCCCGAGCGGGGGCTACCTCGTCCTGGAGCATACCGAAGCGCTGACCGTCATCGACGTGAACAGCGGCCGCCTCACGCAGAGCAAGTCGCTCGCGGAGACGGTCCTGAGGACCAACATCGAAGCCGCGGGCGAAATTGCGCGCCAGCTGCGCTTGCGTGACATCGGTGGCATCATCGTGATCGACTTCATCTCGATGGATGAGAGCAAAGACCGGCAAAAGGTCTACCAGGCCTTTGTGGAAGCGCTCAAACAAGACAAGAGCCGGCCTCAGGTGACCAATTTCTCCGAGCACGGTCTGATCGAAGTGAGCCGCCGCCGTCAGGGGCAGAACCTGCTGGAGCAGCTGACCCTTCCCTGTGATCTGTGCGGGGGAACGGGCCGCAAGAAAGCCAGCCACCTGCTCTCAGAGACCCCGGTGGCACACGCGCAGCGCGTGGACCGAATGGGTGAGGAAGCCGCCGAGATCTTTGAAGAGATGGAAGCCGGCGAAGAGGAAGACCTGCTGCTTGACCTCGGCGAGGGAAGCGAGGCGGGCGTGGGAGAACGTGAGGGAGAAGACGGCCCCCGTCGCCGTCGTCGTCGCCGCCGTCGTGGCCGCGGCCGTGGCGGTGCGGAGCAGGTTTCGGTCGGGCCCATTCTGTCCGAACCTGGCGATGCGATGATCATGGAAGAAGAGCTGTTCTCGGGGGAACCGGTGCTGGTCGCGCAACCCGCCCGCGGTCGCCCGGGCCGTCCTGGCGGCGAACGCCAGGGGCGCCCAGGAAGTGACCGTCAGGAGCGCGGCCCTCGTCCCGCGCAGGCCAGCGCGCCCAGAGGGCTCGACCAAGATGAGCTCGGCCTCGTAGAAGAAGTGGATCTGTTCGGTGATGCTGGGGCCCGCGATTTGCGGGGCCGTGACGGTGGGCGCGACGGTGGTCGTGAGGGCGGGCGCGAAGGTGGCCGCCAACGTGACGGCCGGGAGGGTCGCCGCGACCGCGGCTTCGGCGGCGGGCGGGAACGCTTCGGCGATCGCGACCGATTCGGCAATCGCGATCGCGTCGGAGGACGGGAACGGTTCGGTGGTCGGGAGCGCCCCGCAGGCGGCGAAGCCCGTCCGGCGCAACCGACCGTCGCGGCTGAGGCCAGTGGCTCGTTGCACGTTTCCGCACCTGCTCCGCGGGTACGGCGGGTGGAACGTCGTCCAGAAGGGGCTGAGGCCCCGATCACGGCTCGTCGCGTGGAGCGGCACGAACCATCGGCAGCAGCCCCCGCCCCGGCGGCCAAAGCGCCGGCAGCCCCCCCGGCGTCTGCACCTGCGGCACCGAAGGCGGTCGCCCCTGTGGTGCCTGCTCAACGGAGCGTGGCCGCCGAGAAGCCCCGTCCGGCACCCAAGCCTCTGCCCGTGCCGGAAGAACTCGCTGAGACGGCTGTCCCAGGTGTGTTTGTCCTGAAGAAGAAGGGCTCCGAACGCCCCAGCCTGGATGCCCTGTTGGGCATGTCGGGTGAGGATGCTGGACAGACCACGCCGGCGCCGACCAGCAAAACCAAAGCCGCCAGCAAGACCAAGACAGACGCCAAGGCGAGCACGGTGACCTCCGCCAAGCCGTCCGTCGCGGAAAAGGCGCCTGAAAAGACCACCAAAGCGGTCAAGAAGGCCCCAAGCGGAGCGGCCGGCAAGGCCGAGGCAACCAGCACGGATGCGGCGGGAGCGACAGCCGTCAAAGCCACCGCCAAGAAGGTTGCCGCCAAGAAACCGGCAGCCTCCAAGGTGAGTGAGGCAGCTCCGGCTGCGGAAGCGAAGACGGCCAGCAAGGCGGCGACGGCCAAGACGGCACGCACGGTCAAGGCGGAGCCCGCAACGGCGGAGGCCAAGGCACCGAGCAAGAAGACCGCGACCAAGGCTTCAGCCGAAAAGGCCACTGCCAAGGCCGCCGTCGGTACGGTAACGGCGAAAGCCGCAGCCAAGAAAACCGAGGGCAAAGCGCCGGCCAAAAAGGTGGCCGCCAAAGCGGGCTCTTGA
- the panC gene encoding pantoate--beta-alanine ligase — protein sequence MQVIRGTAEVRQLVRALQRQDRTLGMVPTMGFLHAGHANLIEAAVAESDEAVVTIFVNPTQFGPQEDLSRYPRDLERDLNLCQARGVRWVFVPDTDELYPRGTTGGWTQVCVPETLTRGLCGAWRPGHFIGVATVVAKLFALWQPQRAYFGLKDFQQTAVLRAMVQDLLLPVELRLLPTVREADGLALSSRNVYLSVEERQQSLVLVQALQAGWLASRGPDATPEGILAAARRVLEQEPGWSTQYLELVDADSLEPIETMNRPGVLALAGFIGRTRLIDNVFLGGPAPLDRPAEQAAGSLA from the coding sequence ATGCAGGTCATTCGTGGGACGGCGGAGGTTCGCCAGCTGGTTCGGGCGTTGCAGCGGCAGGATCGAACGCTCGGCATGGTGCCCACCATGGGGTTTCTGCACGCCGGGCACGCCAACCTGATCGAGGCGGCCGTGGCGGAATCCGATGAGGCCGTGGTGACCATCTTCGTCAACCCGACCCAGTTCGGCCCGCAAGAAGATCTGTCGCGCTATCCTCGAGATCTCGAACGCGACCTGAACTTGTGTCAGGCGAGGGGCGTTCGGTGGGTCTTCGTGCCCGATACCGACGAGCTCTACCCCCGTGGCACGACCGGTGGGTGGACCCAGGTTTGCGTTCCCGAGACACTGACCCGTGGACTCTGTGGCGCGTGGCGCCCGGGACATTTCATCGGGGTGGCAACGGTGGTGGCCAAGCTATTCGCCCTGTGGCAGCCTCAGCGTGCCTACTTTGGCTTGAAAGATTTCCAGCAGACGGCCGTACTCCGCGCGATGGTGCAGGACTTGCTTCTCCCCGTGGAATTGCGCCTGCTTCCTACCGTCCGCGAGGCCGATGGCCTGGCCCTCAGCAGCCGAAACGTGTATCTGTCGGTTGAGGAAAGGCAACAGTCGCTGGTGCTGGTGCAGGCCCTTCAGGCAGGTTGGTTGGCGAGCCGGGGCCCCGATGCGACGCCCGAAGGAATCCTGGCAGCCGCGCGGCGGGTCTTGGAGCAGGAGCCCGGATGGTCCACCCAGTACCTGGAACTGGTGGACGCCGACTCGCTGGAACCGATCGAAACGATGAATCGTCCTGGCGTGCTCGCGCTGGCGGGCTTTATCGGGCGGACTCGCCTGATCGATAATGTGTTCTTGGGGGGGCCAGCGCCGCTGGACCGCCCCGCGGAACAGGCCGCGGGGAGCCTCGCGTGA
- a CDS encoding RluA family pseudouridine synthase, whose translation MEPIKPPTSNCVHADEGEVFVVSSEQSGLRLDQFSQLVVEHVSRARIQAWIEAGHIRVNSHLGRAGMRLKAGAQVSIAPPVTEDLLTILPEPMALEIVFEDADVLVVDKPAGLVVHPAPGHPSGTLVNGLLHHCQGQLSGIGGVARPGIVHRLDKDTSGLMVVAKSERAHLSLTAQLAAKQAFRLYWAVVGGHLPSPRGRVDAPIARHPQHRQKMAVVAGGRASATQWEVLRSFRGYDWVACTLETGRTHQIRVHMAHLGHPLVGDSVYGGERQLPVKLAGQALHARRLHFTHPGTGEDVQFEAEPPAHFSKLIAWLEQNR comes from the coding sequence ATGGAACCGATCAAACCTCCCACCTCCAATTGCGTTCACGCCGACGAGGGGGAGGTTTTCGTCGTTTCATCCGAGCAGTCGGGCCTCAGACTGGACCAATTTAGCCAGCTGGTCGTGGAACACGTCTCCAGAGCCCGCATTCAGGCGTGGATCGAGGCCGGCCATATTCGCGTGAACTCACACTTGGGGAGGGCTGGTATGCGCCTCAAGGCGGGCGCACAAGTCAGCATTGCCCCACCGGTCACCGAGGACCTGCTGACGATCCTCCCGGAGCCCATGGCGCTTGAGATCGTCTTTGAGGACGCTGACGTGCTGGTGGTCGACAAGCCTGCCGGGCTGGTGGTTCACCCGGCCCCAGGTCACCCCAGCGGAACCCTCGTGAACGGCCTGCTACATCACTGTCAAGGCCAACTTTCCGGCATCGGGGGGGTCGCCCGGCCGGGCATCGTGCATCGTCTGGACAAAGACACGTCTGGATTGATGGTGGTGGCCAAATCAGAGCGCGCCCACCTGTCATTGACGGCGCAGCTAGCCGCCAAACAGGCCTTTCGTCTTTACTGGGCAGTCGTCGGCGGGCACCTTCCCTCCCCCCGCGGTCGTGTGGATGCGCCCATCGCCAGGCATCCCCAGCACCGACAGAAGATGGCCGTGGTCGCGGGTGGGCGAGCTTCAGCCACGCAATGGGAGGTATTGCGCTCCTTTCGAGGCTACGATTGGGTTGCTTGCACCCTGGAAACTGGTCGCACCCATCAGATCAGGGTCCACATGGCCCATCTCGGCCACCCCCTCGTCGGCGATTCGGTGTATGGTGGGGAACGCCAGCTGCCCGTCAAGTTGGCAGGCCAAGCCCTGCACGCGCGCCGTTTGCACTTCACGCACCCAGGAACCGGAGAAGACGTTCAGTTTGAGGCCGAGCCCCCCGCTCATTTCAGCAAGCTGATTGCCTGGCTGGAGCAGAACCGCTGA
- the cmk gene encoding (d)CMP kinase yields the protein MTTLLEREADVERAAGRAGRLTIAIDGPAGAGKSTVAQRVATRLGYVYIDTGAMYRGVTWKALHLGLGFEESALIAAMAAETTIALLPPSDMTGKQHVLVDGHDVTAEIRLPEVSAHVSGVAAVPAVRAVLTAQQQAMGMAGGVVMDGRDIGTAVFPHAEVKIFLTASTRERTRRRWNELLAQGIEVDLHALEQDIAARDLADSQRAVAPLRPADDAVIVHSDDRSIENVVDAILGIVDERRRAHVPATP from the coding sequence GTGACCACTTTGCTAGAGAGGGAGGCGGACGTGGAACGAGCCGCGGGACGCGCGGGACGCTTGACGATCGCCATCGATGGCCCCGCGGGCGCCGGGAAGAGCACCGTGGCTCAGCGGGTGGCCACGCGCTTGGGCTATGTCTACATTGATACGGGGGCGATGTATCGAGGCGTGACCTGGAAGGCCTTGCATCTGGGCTTGGGATTTGAAGAGAGCGCCCTGATTGCCGCGATGGCGGCCGAGACCACCATTGCTCTCCTCCCGCCGTCGGACATGACCGGCAAACAGCACGTGCTGGTCGATGGCCACGATGTGACAGCGGAAATTCGCCTACCGGAAGTGAGTGCGCACGTCAGCGGAGTGGCGGCCGTACCCGCTGTTCGGGCGGTCTTGACGGCACAACAGCAGGCCATGGGCATGGCGGGCGGCGTCGTGATGGACGGGCGAGACATCGGAACGGCCGTTTTTCCCCACGCCGAGGTCAAGATCTTTTTGACGGCTTCCACCCGGGAACGCACCCGGCGTCGCTGGAATGAACTTCTGGCGCAGGGAATCGAGGTCGACCTGCACGCGCTTGAGCAGGACATCGCGGCGCGCGACCTGGCGGACAGCCAACGGGCGGTTGCCCCGCTGCGGCCGGCAGATGATGCGGTGATTGTCCATTCGGACGACCGCTCCATTGAAAATGTGGTGGACGCCATTTTGGGCATCGTGGACGAGCGCCGACGCGCTCACGTGCCTGCAACGCCCTGA
- a CDS encoding cob(I)yrinic acid a,c-diamide adenosyltransferase, which produces MRIYTKTGDRGETSLYRGGRVSKDAARLSAYGTLDELNAILGQALSLAPPQDDLEAHVYSVLRRVQRDLFCLGAQLATLGDEPPAWKIEEADVNRLEQAIDAMDGILPPMTTFILPGGHPVGATIHVARTVARRAERHIVTVARQEAIEPLIGIYINRLSDYLFVAARFTNLQLGHAEPPLVI; this is translated from the coding sequence GTGCGCATCTACACCAAAACCGGAGACCGCGGAGAGACCTCCCTCTACCGCGGAGGACGCGTGTCCAAAGACGCCGCCCGCCTGTCTGCATACGGAACCTTGGACGAATTGAACGCCATTCTGGGGCAGGCCCTCTCACTCGCGCCGCCCCAGGATGACCTGGAAGCACACGTTTACAGTGTGTTGCGGCGAGTTCAGCGAGATCTTTTCTGCCTCGGAGCCCAACTGGCCACCCTGGGCGATGAACCACCGGCCTGGAAAATCGAAGAGGCCGACGTGAATCGCTTGGAACAGGCCATCGACGCCATGGACGGGATCTTGCCGCCCATGACCACCTTCATTTTGCCCGGTGGGCATCCGGTAGGCGCCACCATCCACGTGGCGCGGACGGTGGCGCGACGGGCTGAGCGGCACATTGTCACGGTGGCCCGGCAAGAGGCCATTGAGCCATTGATCGGCATCTATATCAATCGACTCTCTGACTATCTGTTCGTGGCAGCCCGTTTCACCAACCTCCAGCTCGGCCACGCGGAGCCTCCCCTGGTCATCTGA